From the genome of Oryza glaberrima chromosome 1, OglaRS2, whole genome shotgun sequence:
GTAGAATTTGGAGtactaaaattagaaatttaaaaaaggaatattggaagttCGCTCTCATGAGACACgcaaaattatgttgtcattttaatatatttgaataatacattgagaaaacatatatattattataagacagaaaatataatatgatgctagccgcgcaatctgcgcgggccaccatgctagttaaatatattttaacaatatagttgtcttggattaaaaatgttactaccttTTTCTACAAGCTCAATCAAACTtggagtagtttgactttgattaaagtcaaaatgacttataatctgaaatggagggagtacttcttaGAATCAGTAGCACAAGTAAGGTTGATGTAGCAGGAAAAAAATCAGCTGTTTGAGTTGCTGAATAATGCCACATGATTCTTGTATTTTACCTGTTAAGATAAATTGTTTTAACAGGTAAAATACAAATAAGTTCCTGATGTTAGCTCCAACGGCCGAGATAGCAAAATATTAGAGAATATACTTTCTGCATTCTAGTATCACATGGCAAACCAAATGTTGGCATGTTGCCAAATAATTGAAGTGATGGTGGTAATACTGAAAAAGAAGTTGTATCATCTGATTCAACGTATTAGCTCATCGCAGGATATTTCTTAgataaaatttgctacaagacatcCAAAGATTATGGCCTTACGAGACACCCGAAGAACGTGAATTTTTTCATGGACACTGTAAAaatgtggtaattagctgctggacacttctttcattattttattatttctagcTGAAACGGAGAGGGAAATATTTGTAAAAGGCAACTTTGCCCTTGGGTCAATAGTGTTTAGCCCGCTGTAGTTGGTTTGAACAGACCCATTCCCCATTCAGTCTGATGATCCCCTATCCTCCAAACCCTAGGGTTAGGTGCGGCGGCGATctgcggcaacggcggcgagctccggtgACTACGGTGGCAGATTGAGGTGGCCGGCGAGCTGGGCCGCTAGCAGATTCGAGCAGAGAAGTACGATGGAGGGGAGCAGCGGTGGAAGCGGTGGAATCGAGCGGTTGATTCGAGCAGCAGGGGAAGAATCAAGAAGCGAGATGGATCAATCATTGTACACGGGCTCATCGTCAACGCGTAACCCAGTCACAGGCGAGGCCGCGGAGGCAGATGCAGCAACGTgaggatgggcggcggcggtggaggccgcgGGCTGTGCCTACGTCTGCTCAGGCTCCGGTGGCTCCGCCGCGCTGTGGCGCTGTGTGGCGGCTCGCGGAGCTCTGCGTCGTGGCGCTGTCTGGCCCGCTCgtggccggggcggcggcggcgcccgacgCGCCAGtaccgtgcgccgtcgtcgccgttgacTCCTACGCCTTCGCCGCGCCGTTCGTCCCGGCCGTGCTGCTGAAGCGCGCGAGAAAAGGCTACTAATTACACAACGCCtaagtacatatacatatacgtgACAGTTTATTAACACCAATTATATGAAAGCTATGAACGCTATAAATTCTGTCCAATTCTGTACTTCTGGGTGTATACAAGCCAGCCGATTGTTGATCCATCATTGAACCGATTTGGTGCCTGAAAGTTGTGACGTTAAATCATGTCGACCAGCGTTTACGAGCAAATCGGCGCAGGGGGCATTTTGGTACTTTCATCATTCTTTCTCTCTCCGCTTcagctaaaaataataaaataatgagaggagtgtccagcagctaattatcACATTTTTATAGTGTCAACGGAAAGATTCACGTTCTTCaggtgtctcacagcaaagacCACAATCTTTAagtgtcttgtagcaaattttgcctatttcTTATACTAAGGCTAAGCCAAAacttgaagttttttttaatagctactcctctcctctctcccaccgccgcaccgcgtGCTGCTCCTCTCGGCCACTGAGTTTGCGCGCTCCATGGCCGACAACAGCCTTGGTGCGACTATCATTGCCGGATCCGACAGAGAACTCGACAGCTCTCCTTCTTTGCATGTGGAGAGGGAAAAAGGTGGCGGGAGGCAGTGGCCAACCCTTCTCGCCATCGAGGGgagtggggagggaggaggcaggGAGGCTGGCGAGCGGGCGGAAAAGAAATGAGGCCAGCGAGGGGGGCATGGAGGCCGGGAGACGAGGAAACCGGACTACCCCGCGACCGTCGCCTTCAGACATCGATCCTGGCGAGCAGGCATCAGGGAAGCCCGGAAGGGCACGGGGATCGTCGTCGGGCCAAAGGTGGTCGTCGCAGCAGCAGGGGAGGTTGGGCTCGTTGTACTTCGGCGGGAGCAGCTCGGACGACTGCAGCAACAACGGGGATGACTCCGATGACTCTCCTggcctcgccgcctccttcctctccacaCGCTCGTCTGGTTTTGACTCACCGGCCATtgcccttctccctctccgtcTCTCCATGTGCTCTCGCACgtggagatagagaggagagtgggacccactgacatgtgggtcccatttttatttttccttttgtttgactggcatgtgggcccatattttaaaaataatttatactccTACTTTATATTTTGCTTACAATGCCACATCACAGCCACCACGTAGGATAATGACCAAGTCAAATCAGCTATGTAGATGCCACGTCAGTCAGAACCGCCATCCAAACCGCCGAGATTCCTCATCCACACCGGTTTATCTGTATTGCAGTTAAGGGATGAAAATTGAACTCGCGTCAAGTAAAGGGCCCACGGGGATTTCGGCCCGCCCGAAATGAACAAGCCCTCGGCGTcggcgctctcctcctcctcgtgagttcgcccgccgcctgcgccgatccccatccatcccgcgagcTAGCAGAggcgccgtcgtggtcgccgtcgttcgtcctgctgcttccgccgcatcccggtGAGCATCCATCAGTTACGCGCATCCTCTTGCTCATCTCTCCCTACCCACGCGCTTTTTCCTCCAATTTGAACACCCTTTGTTTCTCTTCTAGACCTGGAAGCTCTTCTCTTAATTTGCCTTAAACCTCAATACTAATagcagtttgtttgttcccccaGATCCGCCACTGCTGAACGGGGTGCTTTCGCCATGTCGAGGCTGCGGGCGCTGTGGCAAGCCTCCGTTAACGCCACCAGGCGAGGTAGCTGCCTGCCGCAAACCTAATTTTGCCGCGCTAGTCGTATGCTGGGTTTATTTCCTCAAACGAAACTCCTTTACCTGCGTTTGCTCATTTTTAAGGCCATTTGAAATGTTTACTGGAAAGGCCATATGAGATCCTCAAATGATGAATAACTATGGCATAAGGATTTTAGACACGGGATGGGAATTCAAGTGTGTAACAGCTCAGTACTAGTTATGTTGATGTTTATCCAGACAGTTGGAGGTTTCTTCTAGcattttgatttatttaaaaTGGATGCTGCTGGATCGCAAGTTGGCTTCAGTTGTTAGCTATGACATTCTAAGATGCTTTTAATCTTCATTTCGAGTAATAACTCATTATGTTTGTCTATGTCATAATTCTTTCATCCTACATACGAAATTTGCAGCCATTGTGTGGAATTCAGAAGACCTAATCCCACCAAGTGAAAAgtacatcttcaattttaattCAAAAGATGAGCTGAAAAGGTGGCACTTGTATTCAGATTCCGAGTATGGAGGTAATGCCTCACTTTCAAGTTTTTCTTTGCACGAATATTAGTTTTCGTGATTGTCCTGAATAACTGAACGGTAGAATAGACTAACTTATATTGTATATGTTGTGATTGTGAGGTACTCATGGAATATTCATGTTCTAAGACTTTGCCTGGCACTGGAAATGTTCCTTTGTTTTTATTCTCAGAATACATGGGAAAAATATGCAAATTCCCAAGGGCtcaatttttatatgtatatgttaCGATTCAAAGTTTCATTGTGATTCTAATTCTATGCATAGAACAAAAATGAATAAAGCTAGGAAAGTTCTCTTTCAGAGAacatcagaaaaaaaagttttctcTTGAATTCTTGTAGCTCTTGCAGCTTTCTAACATAGCTCCTGGATATTCTGACATAGTTACTGGATTAGTCGATCACTTTTAGCTCCATTCTTGTCAAGAGGCTTCATTGTATACTTCTCTCAGACGATACATTTCACTATTTCAGTGTAAATATTGCATGCCAATAACTCATTGATTTAATGAGTTTTCCCTTCGTTTTTCACCTACATTTGGTCTTTTACTTTGTATTACCAAGAATGTTCCACAAAGGGCTATATCTAATACAAATATATGTGGCTTACTATCTGCTATAGTGATCCAAATGGGAATCTGCCTGCTCCTTGTGCTTTCATTCCCTGGATGTTCTACAACGGATACATCAGTGTAGTATCAGTTGGTAGTTGCTAAACCAGTGGATTAGATAGTCTGGGATGTAAACCTCCTTCAATATGATGGGTAGATCGTTAATGCTTCAGTGTGTTGTGATATGCTGGTGCCTTAGCCTCACAATAGTACCTGGAATAAACAAATGTTTATTTCTTTGTGTCTTTTGGGTGGGTGACCTTTCTGGCATGTTCATTAAACTTCACTAATATTTGTTGGCACATTTTGTAACTGATAGGCAAGCTCTTTATTCACATCTATGGAATGATTTGATTGAAAGGAATTGTTATCCAGGTTTATCATCTGCATCATTGGAGATAACTGATGGTGGTGCTGGTGGGGATACTTCATCAACTGGTACTCTGAAGTTTTGACGTCCCCTTTTTCAGGGTTTCCTTAGAGTGCATTTTCAGTACAAAGAGGGAAAACTGGAAAATAGTTTATTTATCTGCTGTTATATATAGCTTATGAGTACAAATTAACCTGTTGAACTATGGAGTGTCTTCTAGTGTTGTTATTCTCATGAATCTCATATGTCCTTGCCAACTTACCAGATAATACCAGCTTGCTGTCTTGGCTTTTGTAATTGGAAAGAAAGCGGCCTTTTTTCATGGTTTTGTTAGATTGCATGCCTGATTcacttaatttaatttttataagcTTTGACAGTTTTGCAACTATTTTTCCAACATATGCATTCTGGAAGGTCTCTTTTCTGGCAATCTCTCTTTGGATATGTCTGAGGGATCAACATGGAAGATAAGGCGTAGTGGTTTCTGTGGAATGAGATCAAAGAAGGTAAAGTGATATTGACTTGGTCATTGCTCAATATCTGTAGATGCTATTATGCTGATAAACCCTTATTTCTTTCTCCGTTTCAGTTTAATGGTTTCATTGATCTTGATGCATATGATACTATAGCGATGAAACTCAGAGGGGATGGAAGATGCTACATATCTACTGTATGTATCCTCATCCTGAGACAGTATTGAATGTGCGATATCAAGTTAATACGTTGCTATATAATCTGAATCTTAATTAAACAGATATACACAGAGAACTGGGTGAATTCACCTGGACAACAGGAAGATAATTCGTGGCAAGCCTTTGTGTACTTACCCCAGGACAGATGGCAAATCATGAAGGTAATTTCAATTCGAAGTTGAAAGATATGGTTTTTGATGATACGACAGCACTTGTCCTTTCTTTCAGATCCCTCTTGATTTGTATCTACCCACATGGAGAGGAAATGTGATCGAAGCAAAGATGGAAATGAACCCTGCTCGTGTTGTGGGAATGTCTCTATCCGTAAATGCTGAGGGCGGTGTACCTGGTGCAAAGACTGGACCAGGTGATTTTAGGCTAGAGGTTGATTGGATCAAGGCATTGAGGACACTCTGAATTTGTGGTTTCCACAAATCGGTCTTTTTGTAGGATTTCTCAGGGCTGGAAATTTCTTACCGGCACTTTTTCATGTGATAATTGCTGAATATCACGAGGCATGGAGATGCGTCATGCAGTTTGTATTACTCCTAGTCAATACAATGGGACATCGAAAGGAGGCAACTCTTCGGCGCAGATGAATAATGAGgtctcttttgcttttggggGAAATGAATATACAAATGTATCACCTGTTTCTTATGGCTGTCTGAACATACGTTACTTCCTTGCTACTGTGTCCGATGAATTTTTATCCATTCCGCATCAACTGATACCTGCAGGAGACGGTTTGTACTTGGCTTCCCATTTTGCGGTGGAACTGGCGAGCTCGTGCTTGGTGGCGGCTTTGCCCGCCTGCTAAATTTGCACGTTTTGGTCAAACAACACATGCATTCATTTTCAGGTTTCCGTAGCAGCAAAAACACCATGATAAATTGGCAGTGCACAGCCGCAACGGAAACTTCTCAGTGCAATCGTGCGTGGATAAACAAACAACGGTGGATATTTCAAAAACGATCTTTCAAACAAAAAGGTTGATATTTCAAAATGCATTTTCAGGAACTGTACACAAGACACACTTGAATTAGTCCATAATCAGAATCCTAACTCAGGCACACATGGTGAAGCTTCCTTTCCTACAAGAGCAATATTTGCTCATGGACCACACGTCCACACCATGACACCGCAACTAATTAAGGGGAACGAACAAAAATGGGAGCACCCAGTGCAAGCCGAGAGGACGACGGACGGGTGTTTGGCGACCAGTCGTCGTCCACTCctctgcatgcatgtgtgcacaAACGACGGGTCAGCCGTGCCGGGTCATCCTTCAATGAACCCGGTCATCCGCAGCACGGAGTTGCGCAGGTGGCTGAGGTCGCGGCGCGCCCGCCCGGTCCCCGTCCGCAGCGAGAACGCCTGATCCCCCTCCTCCGTCGACCGCCTCCGGGACACCATCACGTGGGGCGGCACCATCGTCCCCCCGCCGCAGTCGTCGccctggtcgccgccgctccaccgctgCGCGGCCCTGGGAATGTCCACCGGCCGAGAGCTCGCCGTGGAGCAGTGGCGCGTGATCTGCTGCTGGCCCCGCCgagccggcgtcggcgcggtcgccgtcgccgtcgccgggacGACGTCGTGTGGCGACTGGTGATCCGGCCACAGCACGTCGGACTCGTACAGCTCCTCTCCCATCGTCGCCatgcgcgcgcacgcacgcacaaaCCAAGCTACCTGTGAAGCGTCGATGCGTTTGGGGTTTGGACGTTTGGGCCTTGGTAGTTTGGTTTAGCTTTTCTCTCTGTGCGACGACGAGCGCCCGCGGGGCGTATATATAGGCGTGGTGCGGCTGGCGCCACCTACGTGTCGAGTAGCTTGCGACGTACGACTAGCCGCCCGCCGAGCCGCGCGAGGAAGGAAGAGATGCGCCCACGGAAAGGGATCCGGGTTCTATCGGGTCCGGTCGTTCGGATCGGATCAGATGACGAATTCAATTACGGAGTCAACAAAAGGCTCGTGTCGGTCAATACAACCAAAATAAACGTGGCTCGTCTCTTTGCCAGAGCGGCCGCCTCCATCTTTTACTGCCCGACATGATGATGAAACGGAAATTGGTCGTACGTGCATGCGAGGTAAGGAAGGTGCATGCTTGCCACCTGCACTGTACAGCTAGTACATAACACAGCGGGCACGGGCAATGTGCTTATTACTCGTGTGGGTAAGTTCTGACGGGATTAAAGATTTCATTTGTGATTACAGACTTGAACCCAGGTTAAATCGAAGACTAACCTCGGGTGCCTCAGGGTCATCATCGCGGAGCGTCCACGCGTCCTCTGCCACGCATGTACTCCTACTCGCGTAATCTCTTGCATGCCTTCCGCTGGGAAGCAAGAGGAATCTAGGGGTTGGCATTCTTAATTCCAGCTTTACCTTTCTCTTAACCATCTATATCACCGCTAAATATTGCAAATTTATTCGTGGTTCCTTGCTAGCAACGCACGATCGCGATCTCTGTTTCGTCGTTTGCGTGCGGCCACCGAGTCCGCACGCACCACACGCGGATATGCGTACGCGGCGCCCGGACGGAAGAAGCATCAGGCTACAGGCTGGGAAGGCTTCCACGTACGCTGCACTCAACGCGTCCTGTGccgaattttttatttataataataagtaatatttaaattaaataattagtaATTCTCTAAGAGGATTAACCAAAATATGATGGACGATCATTCAAACAGCGTCCAGACATGGACGCTACTAGAAACAACGTCCACCTTCCTGGTGCAGTCAGACCATCACTACGCCACCAATACGCTAAGAgaagtatctatctatctattatatattaaaagtccattaaactttctataaacgctctcaagccgccacgtggcgctcctacaaacgctcctagatcGGCACGTGGAGCTTTAACATCCAACCATcggttttcatttaatctggtggacccattatttttaaccactagatttttattttaagaaaaaaaacaaatcaatctaTCTAAAAAAATCCCACGTTACTCGGCCGTGTCCCCTGGACCTGTACGTCCGTATGTCTGATGTACGTACATATCCCCTctatgtccttttctttttctttcttatatacttagattagatgaaaaactaaaaagttTATGTTAACCATATGTTTtaagttgtaaaaatatatgttattttaagTTTTATTCTAAATAGCGCATCTCATTGAAAcatccataaaaaatattaataattaacATTATAGACTATATGATTGTATATCACAATTAAATTGGActtataattaaaaaacaatttaaattttgagtagcattttaaaaatttactCACTCCCTATTGTGTAATACTGATATATCCAAATAACATTATTAAATTTATCAAGAATGTATTTTCATATATTCTATGTTTctgtattcatatttttttttgaaaaattaacaaccatatatattttttacaccaTGTGGATGCCCTTTTATCTCTTAAGCTTCATTCGGTCTATCTCATTGGATGAGCTTATCTAGGACACGCGAAACAAAGCATGCCATCAAcgtaagattaattaagtatcaaaTATTGCATATCCCGTGCTtatctaagaaaaaatatatagaaaaatggttCTATATACACCCAGGAGTAcgtactgtatatatataagggtcatcctatatataaaaaataaaatctagctaCTTATTTATACATAacccgtggatatattattttcaaccattattTTATATCTATATCTACACAAGAGATgtcataaaggaaaaaaaagaagaatgtgtACAAGATCAGCTCCATCGagtagttttttctttctttctttgtggcTCTGAGATTTTCCTCAAATTGTGCATATGAGTAGCAACCACCCTTGGCGAGTTTGTCAAAGAATTCATGCGGCCGCAGCACCGCTTCACGCCATCTCGCTAAAttttttgaaagtatttttttactaatgATTTATAAGGCAATCACGTTTCCTTAAAAAAAGCAATCACGAGCGCATATATAAACGTGTGCTCACCCATCATATAaatacacatacacacacctaccctaagagaaaaaatatttgtctccaaaaaagggaaaaagtaTGTGCTTAGTATTTGctagaaaaaacatatacacaTATCATCGAAAATGCCGCATAGAACCACATTATATCTTTGTAATTATGTCATTCTCATCTATATAATGTTAATAATTAGgacaaataattttgacaatatagatTATTCCATCGTATATTACCCATGAACATACATAGGTAAATCAGatgtataataaaagaaaaaacaaaacaaaaaatatattagtttatATGTTTGCGAATGATGGTGAGAGATCAGATTATATATAACCGGGACAATTCGTACCGTTCTTATTATTTAAGGGTGTAATTCAGACTTTTTCCTTAAAAGTCTTCCACATAAggatttataataaaaaaataatcaacactaaacttcctacaaacgcttctaagcctccacgtggcatcctataaatgttcctaagtcgccacgtggcatcctataaattagagaaattcttAAAAGGACACAACATATAACCgttgatttttattaaattttgtgGACCATTATTTGTAACCATTagatttattagaaaaaaacatatacttaTCCCTAGGCCCACCTCGGCCTTGGCAATTGCATGTACGTACGTCTgctcaacccccccccccccctaattcTTTCACCCCTTTTTTCACCtattttttctcctatttttaatcttttagaaaagaaaaaaattgtatgcCAAACAATTAAGCAAATGCAGCATCTAAATTATAATGCTAATATTTGATCTGCTTATGTCTTTAGatattttacattttaaaactcATGTCCTCTTTAATTCAATTTAATTCAACTGTAAAGAGATAAATGTCATATTAATTGGGGCTACATTTTTTGACTTTTGCGTGTCATTTAAGCAattttaaaactataaaaattaatgatatatatttttgtcaTCGTATATAACttgataataattaaattatatctaataaaagtaaaatgaacagatctatgagtaatattaaaaaaatagcccCCGCCCCAACGTTGTAACACAGTAAAAAGTACGCATCTTATAAATACTTCTAAGATATTATGCCGTTCTCTTAAATCAGAGAAAATACACTCTTAAGATATTACGTCGTTCTTTTAAATAAGAGAAAATCGTAAAAATTctgacaagaaaacaaaacattcaACCATCAGCTTCGACTTAAACATCTGACACATAATTTTAGTTtgttagattaatcatttagaaaaagaaCATCTGAAATCTCCCTTCCTCCCTGCTCGCGTACAACGTGCgccattcttttctctctattttttatctccttatcaactgaaattaaaattatctttatgTAAAAAAGACACAAATGGACCTCCATCTATTACTTATATCTTGTCAGGCATCTAACGACTTTCTactaacttaattaatttctgtTAACATGCCTATGAGGGCTATGTACCTATACAAATTGACCTTGATACTTTTAAAACGATCTTattaggagataaataaatattcataagaaagatgatcatagcatcccaattacacatatgatctatgaagtcacTAATCATAATAGGTATTCATCTAGCAATATAGACAATAGGTTAAAAATAAATGTGTGGCCAGTTGAACATCATACAAATAAGTATGTGGGTTGCACCTAGAAATCTTAACAGTGAAA
Proteins encoded in this window:
- the LOC127761425 gene encoding probable complex I intermediate-associated protein 30 — its product is MSRLRALWQASVNATRRAIVWNSEDLIPPSEKYIFNFNSKDELKRWHLYSDSEYGGLSSASLEITDGGAGGDTSSTGLFSGNLSLDMSEGSTWKIRRSGFCGMRSKKFNGFIDLDAYDTIAMKLRGDGRCYISTIYTENWVNSPGQQEDNSWQAFVYLPQDRWQIMKIPLDLYLPTWRGNVIEAKMEMNPARVVGMSLSVNAEGGVPGAKTGPGDFRLEVDWIKALRTL
- the LOC127761442 gene encoding uncharacterized protein LOC127761442; this translates as MATMGEELYESDVLWPDHQSPHDVVPATATATAPTPARRGQQQITRHCSTASSRPVDIPRAAQRWSGGDQGDDCGGGTMVPPHVMVSRRRSTEEGDQAFSLRTGTGRARRDLSHLRNSVLRMTGFIEG